From a region of the Paenibacillus sp. R14(2021) genome:
- a CDS encoding HD-GYP domain-containing protein, with protein MRQFIGKIVKHDVVNAFGVTVLPAGIVLREEHVELLEKHNVDFISIERDIIEHTPPQAKTPRAAVSQVVERAKALYESIRESGEIPMKELQTEVIPAVQSVAKHPNIFELFEAVKAQGDYTYQHNIGVGVLSTMIGKWLGMDGEELTALTLAATLHDVGKVKVPPEIINKPGKLTDEEFEIVKKHAIYGYELLKRTPDISYRAALVALQHHEREDGRGYPLGLASDAIDMFSKIVAVADIFHAMSSDRPYHKALPFYEVVRQLRDGYFGQLDPHIVSVFLDNITTKLVGQKVVLTDDRVGEIVFINPHDEEAPLIKVGEEFIDLSSQRKLQIKQIIGL; from the coding sequence ATGCGACAATTTATAGGAAAAATCGTAAAACATGATGTAGTAAATGCATTTGGCGTAACCGTGCTTCCGGCTGGCATCGTCCTTCGGGAAGAGCATGTCGAGCTTCTTGAGAAGCATAACGTTGATTTCATTTCCATCGAGCGAGATATCATCGAACATACGCCGCCTCAGGCCAAGACGCCGCGCGCCGCTGTCAGCCAAGTCGTGGAACGCGCGAAAGCGCTGTATGAATCGATCCGGGAATCGGGCGAAATTCCGATGAAGGAATTGCAGACGGAAGTCATTCCGGCGGTTCAAAGCGTCGCGAAGCATCCTAATATTTTTGAACTGTTTGAAGCGGTTAAGGCGCAGGGAGATTATACGTACCAGCATAATATTGGCGTGGGCGTACTCTCGACGATGATCGGCAAATGGCTGGGCATGGATGGGGAAGAATTGACAGCGCTTACGCTTGCTGCCACTTTGCATGACGTCGGGAAGGTAAAGGTCCCGCCCGAAATCATTAATAAACCCGGCAAGCTGACGGACGAGGAATTTGAAATCGTGAAGAAGCACGCCATCTACGGCTACGAGCTATTGAAGCGGACGCCGGATATCAGCTACCGCGCCGCGCTCGTTGCCCTGCAGCATCACGAGCGCGAGGATGGACGAGGGTACCCGCTTGGACTTGCTTCCGACGCCATCGACATGTTCAGTAAAATCGTGGCCGTCGCGGATATATTCCACGCCATGTCTTCCGACCGGCCGTACCATAAAGCACTGCCGTTCTACGAAGTCGTCCGCCAGCTGCGCGACGGGTATTTCGGTCAGCTGGATCCGCATATCGTATCCGTGTTTCTGGACAACATCACGACGAAGCTGGTCGGACAGAAGGTCGTCCTGACCGATGATCGGGTCGGCGAAATCGTGTTCATCAATCCGCATGACGAGGAAGCGCCGCTGATTAAGGTCGGCGAAGAGTTCATTGACCTCTCCTCCCAACGCAAGCTGCAAATCAAGCAGATAATCGGGCTGTAG
- a CDS encoding RNA polymerase sigma factor, protein MKPWTEFEEAVTPHLKQVRAYCGYLTSSQWEAEDLLQEALLRAFKHYRDTGNLRHPRSLLYKIARNVHIDAHRRRRGITVPLDEALTQPHYDADYASVRGLLEWVTEHLSEREMEMLLLAEVFDYTYQDIADSLQCTVPAVKMVLHRCKSALRKRAVPSEPPSSRSRAVKRKSAQLSYFLDRWTSALMTGEL, encoded by the coding sequence ATGAAGCCGTGGACCGAGTTCGAGGAAGCCGTTACGCCGCATTTGAAGCAAGTGCGGGCTTATTGCGGGTATCTCACGTCTTCACAATGGGAGGCGGAGGATTTGCTGCAGGAAGCGCTGCTTCGGGCGTTCAAGCATTACCGGGATACGGGGAACCTGCGACACCCTCGATCGCTGCTCTATAAGATCGCCCGCAACGTGCATATCGATGCGCACCGCAGGCGGCGCGGCATCACCGTGCCACTTGACGAAGCGCTCACACAGCCGCATTATGACGCCGACTATGCCTCCGTGCGGGGGCTGCTCGAATGGGTCACGGAGCATCTATCGGAACGGGAGATGGAGATGCTGCTGCTGGCGGAGGTCTTCGACTACACCTACCAGGACATTGCGGATTCGCTGCAATGCACCGTTCCAGCGGTCAAAATGGTACTGCACCGCTGTAAATCCGCACTGCGCAAACGAGCGGTTCCATCCGAGCCGCCAAGTTCCCGCAGCCGTGCCGTGAAGCGCAAGAGTGCGCAGCTGTCGTATTTCCTTGATCGCTGGACATCGGCCTTAATGACCGGTGAATTGTAA
- a CDS encoding stalk domain-containing protein yields the protein MKRWIGLAIALVVVFASLAGTASAATGSTEIKVKLNGEWVIFPTPPVLLNGKTYVEFRTLFTKLGYSIDYDAATKTIKAASDARSIQMTPTGTSALVNGTKVPVNGEMKLLNGRTLVGVRFIATLSDKKVAWDGAKKLVTIEDKGPTAQQQAELFAVIKGLGAAEDKQDADAFMALFHSQSPIRDALSATIHSEFAKLHTHTDYMEMSVDEYSATQAVVYAVEDTKKISGTGFYPNVENEIIYTLRKEASGQWAIYDVEQLSVEALDEDSLWAQEVQAPDADKTAINAILGAQNAALTANDKEAFKATYVTSAPGLDDEFASWEDFFSDDTSVFSSKVTRTAIVELNEDSATLLADEVFTITSKDDPTDTSSFRSLTAYKLQKQDGKWLFAPGAAELAGNEVEDGK from the coding sequence ATGAAACGTTGGATTGGACTCGCCATCGCGCTTGTCGTCGTTTTTGCATCTCTGGCAGGAACGGCGTCTGCAGCAACTGGAAGCACCGAGATTAAAGTAAAGCTGAACGGGGAATGGGTGATTTTCCCTACGCCGCCCGTGCTGCTGAATGGCAAGACATACGTGGAATTCCGTACGCTCTTCACGAAGCTTGGTTACAGCATCGATTACGATGCCGCAACCAAAACCATTAAAGCCGCGTCCGACGCGCGCAGCATTCAGATGACGCCGACTGGCACGTCCGCGCTCGTTAACGGCACGAAAGTACCGGTAAACGGCGAAATGAAGCTGCTGAATGGCCGTACTTTGGTCGGCGTTCGCTTCATCGCGACGCTGTCCGACAAGAAAGTCGCTTGGGACGGCGCCAAGAAACTGGTGACGATCGAGGACAAAGGGCCGACAGCGCAGCAGCAGGCGGAACTGTTTGCTGTCATCAAAGGACTCGGAGCCGCCGAGGATAAGCAGGATGCGGATGCCTTCATGGCGCTGTTCCATTCGCAGTCTCCGATTCGCGATGCGCTGAGCGCGACGATTCACAGCGAATTCGCGAAGCTTCACACTCACACCGATTACATGGAAATGTCGGTCGACGAATATTCGGCGACGCAAGCGGTTGTCTACGCCGTGGAAGACACGAAGAAAATCAGCGGCACAGGCTTCTATCCTAACGTGGAGAACGAAATCATCTACACGCTCCGCAAGGAAGCAAGCGGCCAATGGGCCATCTACGACGTGGAGCAGCTTTCGGTAGAAGCGCTTGACGAGGATAGCCTGTGGGCGCAGGAAGTGCAAGCGCCGGATGCGGACAAAACCGCGATCAACGCGATTCTGGGTGCCCAGAACGCAGCGCTGACTGCGAACGACAAGGAAGCGTTCAAAGCGACGTATGTGACGTCTGCACCCGGCCTGGACGATGAATTCGCTTCGTGGGAGGATTTCTTCAGCGATGATACATCCGTCTTCTCTTCGAAGGTGACGCGCACGGCCATCGTCGAGCTGAACGAAGACAGTGCCACGCTATTGGCCGACGAAGTGTTCACCATTACCTCCAAGGATGATCCGACCGATACGTCCTCGTTCCGGTCGCTGACCGCTTATAAGCTGCAGAAGCAGGATGGCAAATGGCTGTTTGCGCCAGGCGCAGCCGAGCTTGCCGGCAATGAGGTCGAAGACGGGAAATAA
- a CDS encoding phosphatase PAP2 family protein, whose product MWFVLFILAIAGFEGLSILVSRDDLKRFDASIIGMVQGLENDSLTHTAKFLSKIGTSSVVIPLLLIVSAVLFIVLKHRRELVLLIGGMLGSTLLNHLLKAIYKRARPDIHRIVEEQGFSYPSGHSMAAFTFYFLLTYLLWRHLPNRGWRAVLLLFSAGMIVSIGLSRIYLGVHYPSDILAGYWVSACWVALCIRLFRYWRRARN is encoded by the coding sequence ATGTGGTTTGTATTATTCATTCTTGCCATTGCGGGATTCGAAGGATTGTCCATTCTGGTGTCCCGCGATGACCTCAAGCGATTCGACGCTTCCATCATCGGCATGGTGCAGGGCTTGGAAAACGATTCGCTCACGCATACAGCCAAATTTCTGAGCAAGATCGGTACTTCATCGGTCGTCATCCCGCTGCTGCTGATCGTCTCTGCGGTCTTGTTTATCGTGCTGAAGCACCGCAGGGAGCTTGTGCTGCTGATCGGCGGGATGCTAGGCTCTACACTCCTGAACCACCTGCTGAAGGCGATATACAAACGCGCCCGCCCGGACATTCACCGCATCGTGGAGGAGCAGGGGTTCAGCTATCCGAGCGGCCATTCCATGGCGGCGTTCACGTTTTACTTTCTCCTCACTTACTTGCTGTGGCGGCATCTGCCGAACCGGGGATGGCGCGCCGTGCTGCTGCTGTTCAGCGCGGGCATGATCGTGAGTATCGGACTAAGCCGAATCTACCTCGGCGTGCATTACCCGTCGGACATTCTTGCCGGCTATTGGGTCAGCGCCTGTTGGGTGGCCCTGTGCATCCGCTTGTTCCGTTATTGGAGGCGTGCGCGCAACTAG
- a CDS encoding S-layer homology domain-containing protein, whose amino-acid sequence MSKKKVQKLALGALIGSLLAGLITPYGAGVANADVSVEALDFSKVPKLLITELVPDSTNVSGVSSDAYEFVEVYNNSTVPVSLDGNSLVYHYNDNSKPDAAWPLTRSTDHPVIPPKQAIVLWIMNADNTAYSASQFNTIYSTTLTEGTNLFRVNGGGGMANDATRELFLKDSSGNKLSSASYDSVANTGYSNPNKGMFYSYPTDGSANSTLVTDGIYAAGVHAATPGTVESIFMPTLAFDELPQPALGINHTPVTDVNEGSDVALNATVSASNGADLTKAAATLFYKSDSENAFTSVPMTINAGNSTSELSVFEGSIPKEKLLDSKLEYYIEATDGTTTKDTAHYTVNVHFSVPQPAIAIDHTPVKDGIDDSNLEMIASVSASNGADLSKATASIYYKLDSESTYTAVPMTLNPDKSTPEKSAFEGAIPKDRLLQKKLQYYIEATDGTTKKDTDVYNVDIRPSLNYNYVPTILITELNPNSANKLDPVGNSLDGYEFIEVYNNSDRTINLKDYKLIYLYTNQTKETQWETGDVVIPSQKSAVLWIGNAASKLLTAADFNNHFGTSLTMGQDLVQIANDGMANGGARSIVIRNGANQEIVSAHYEAQVSSIEDKPLLYKYPDDGTTAMLLDSFGTQAATPGIIVKNQVPKMPASLPGEGQNEKPVINHTPVTHAEPNVNLQITAEITNKESDEGMVDPVTANVFYKTASQTAFTAAPMNVTTGHTYLADIPRQELKEATLQYYIEVKDAKNTVVSDTYTVSVNVPDFDTQKVPQLLVTEAVPNTVNVGSADGYEYVELYNNTDKAINLKDYKLYYRYTDSGPDADIVWPTDSESMMIGSGKTIVFWIINSANTAKTVVDFNNTYQTNLVEGQDIFKMYADGMANTSKRGIVIGTNTHVDISSAYYDGSQTNETKDSKAIVYGFPTNGSTTMIKQSAGIETPTPGSVTQAQVPSVPVIVADDQTAPTITDLTGVTNIDQSKDLAIEGDAQDSQGIKSVKLFYKSNKDANYANRYLYRDYNDFMYHFKLYSPDLIGKASIQYYYVISDGTHEVTSATYTVAITGGGDRSNLRLNLKDGDIIGGTKVIKGTAESAVPDTLTLGIDGQALTGNTYHALEKDASFAFEANAVNYYFKNGVTMGQEILHIFMDPINTYQTLTIPITANRLKLGGNVISIRAGTKSSPFDDRPEENKDDFTVKNVRLVFADGTVVYDPKYSNPVTELKMGDSAGKNPVVDFNFNLPASALNSNAYDWNTATMADGPHQVTVSSAAFGQVKANIKVDNTAPAVTPSIENGKTYRGAFTLDAQVTDAIAGLKSSEASLDGKVIKLPYATSSSKLSPGSHIFTIKAEDNVGNVTEQNLSFTVPNENPVKPELVTPGNEANDAAPNLSVNVQDPTEDPMNVSFYKGYLFDSSHRTGFTAYKNATDTEPPKILKPDGETALDQDEYNLVGKADGQYLNNDSDEKFPYHRFEVKLDRTVKETDKVEIDWQGKSLEGRQVTMYAWSPAAGNWKKLDEKLAGNEAFSLTAEVPAGDFAVDGTIHVIVQDQLPVKQDDYDFSFVWMSDTQYYSESYPEIYQGNVKWIVDHKDDMKIKYVIHTGDIVDEADKEYQWKEASKDMKVLEDGNVPYGVLAGNHDVSHQYADYTKFDEYFGEDRFKNQPTYGGSHENNRGHYDLISAGGNDFIIIYMGWDIRDEDIQWMDDVVKAYPDRKAILDFHEYLLVSANRAPISEKIHEKVVVPNKNVIAVLCGHYHDAEKLVDKIDDNGDGVPDRNVYQLLADYQGAEKGGLGYIRLLQFDVKNNKIHVKTYSPYLDDYNYYDPTTYPGKDEFDLDVDLQPMHKQVATDYFGVKVYTSELIGKQDNVVSGSSASAKWSGLSQGKYYQWYAVAEDAFSGYTRSDIWGFTAGSDDSGNGGNGGNGGNGGNGGNGSPTAPTDPGKPTDPVTPTDPGKPTDPGKPVPPATTPFKDVDKHYDWAKDAIGILSAEGIINGTSEKTFEPAKNMTRADFMVMLVRLLDLKSTGSTSSNFSDVKASDYYYESLAIMKQLGIATGVGGNKFNPKASISRQEIMVLLQRALQATGKLKLSGSDADLDGFKDTSKLAEYAKDAAAAMVNAGIVQGSDDALNPAGKATRAETAQMIYRVYLLLQQQGSN is encoded by the coding sequence GTGAGTAAGAAGAAGGTTCAAAAGCTGGCACTCGGCGCGTTGATCGGCAGTTTGCTGGCAGGCCTGATCACGCCTTACGGCGCAGGCGTCGCGAACGCAGACGTGTCGGTAGAGGCGCTTGATTTCTCGAAGGTGCCCAAGTTGTTAATAACGGAGCTTGTGCCGGATAGCACGAATGTATCTGGTGTATCGTCTGATGCATATGAGTTCGTAGAAGTGTATAACAATTCTACCGTCCCTGTTTCCCTTGACGGGAACAGTTTAGTTTATCATTACAATGATAACAGTAAGCCGGATGCTGCATGGCCATTAACGCGCTCGACCGATCATCCTGTCATTCCGCCTAAGCAAGCCATCGTCCTGTGGATTATGAATGCGGATAATACTGCTTATTCGGCGAGCCAATTCAATACGATCTACAGCACAACGCTCACGGAAGGGACCAACTTATTCCGCGTCAACGGCGGCGGCGGTATGGCAAATGATGCTACACGTGAGCTGTTTCTTAAAGATAGTAGTGGAAATAAATTATCATCTGCAAGTTATGATTCGGTCGCTAATACAGGCTATTCGAATCCCAATAAAGGGATGTTCTATTCTTACCCAACCGACGGAAGCGCGAATAGCACCTTGGTTACGGACGGTATTTACGCCGCAGGCGTCCACGCCGCTACGCCAGGCACTGTCGAAAGCATTTTCATGCCGACCCTGGCATTCGATGAGCTTCCGCAGCCTGCGCTCGGGATCAATCATACGCCTGTAACGGATGTCAACGAAGGCAGCGACGTAGCCCTGAACGCTACGGTATCCGCGTCGAACGGCGCAGATCTAACAAAGGCTGCCGCAACGCTCTTCTATAAATCGGATTCGGAGAATGCGTTCACTTCCGTTCCTATGACGATTAATGCAGGTAACTCCACATCGGAGCTATCCGTTTTCGAAGGGTCCATTCCGAAGGAGAAGCTGCTGGACAGCAAACTGGAATATTATATTGAGGCAACTGACGGCACGACGACCAAAGACACGGCGCACTATACGGTCAATGTTCACTTCAGCGTGCCGCAGCCTGCCATTGCGATCGACCATACGCCTGTGAAGGACGGTATCGACGACAGCAATCTGGAGATGATCGCGTCGGTATCCGCATCGAACGGAGCGGACCTATCCAAGGCTACGGCCAGCATCTACTACAAACTGGATTCGGAATCAACCTACACGGCAGTTCCGATGACGTTGAACCCGGACAAATCGACGCCGGAGAAATCCGCCTTCGAAGGCGCCATCCCGAAAGATAGATTGCTGCAGAAGAAGCTGCAATACTATATCGAAGCGACCGACGGTACGACCAAGAAGGATACGGACGTCTATAACGTCGATATTCGCCCGAGTTTAAACTATAACTACGTGCCAACGATCCTGATCACGGAGCTGAATCCAAATTCTGCGAATAAGCTGGATCCGGTCGGAAATTCCCTTGACGGATATGAGTTTATCGAGGTCTACAACAACTCGGATCGCACAATCAACCTGAAGGATTACAAGCTGATTTATCTGTATACGAACCAAACGAAGGAGACGCAGTGGGAGACAGGCGATGTCGTCATCCCTTCCCAGAAATCCGCGGTTCTTTGGATAGGCAATGCCGCGAGCAAGCTCTTGACGGCGGCGGACTTTAATAATCATTTCGGTACGAGCCTGACGATGGGGCAGGATCTGGTTCAGATCGCAAACGACGGCATGGCGAACGGCGGCGCGCGCAGTATCGTTATTCGTAATGGCGCTAACCAAGAGATCGTCTCGGCGCACTACGAAGCGCAAGTAAGCAGCATCGAGGACAAGCCTCTGCTCTACAAATATCCGGATGACGGTACGACGGCTATGCTGCTCGATTCGTTCGGCACGCAGGCGGCAACCCCTGGTATCATCGTTAAGAATCAAGTGCCTAAGATGCCGGCTTCGCTTCCGGGCGAAGGGCAGAACGAGAAACCTGTTATCAACCACACGCCGGTCACGCATGCAGAACCTAACGTGAATCTGCAGATTACCGCGGAAATCACGAACAAGGAAAGCGACGAGGGAATGGTTGATCCCGTAACGGCAAACGTTTTTTACAAAACGGCTTCGCAGACCGCATTCACGGCTGCGCCGATGAACGTGACCACGGGGCATACGTACTTGGCTGATATTCCGAGGCAAGAGCTGAAGGAAGCCACGCTGCAATATTACATCGAAGTCAAGGATGCTAAGAATACAGTCGTTTCGGATACGTACACAGTCAGTGTCAACGTGCCGGATTTCGACACGCAGAAGGTCCCGCAGCTTCTAGTAACTGAAGCAGTTCCCAATACGGTGAACGTTGGCAGCGCGGACGGCTACGAATATGTAGAGCTTTACAATAACACCGATAAAGCTATCAATCTGAAAGATTACAAGCTGTATTACCGTTATACGGACTCCGGTCCCGATGCGGACATCGTTTGGCCGACGGACAGCGAAAGCATGATGATCGGCTCAGGCAAGACGATCGTGTTCTGGATTATCAACAGCGCGAACACTGCGAAGACAGTAGTAGACTTCAACAACACTTACCAGACGAATCTGGTAGAAGGTCAGGATATTTTCAAAATGTATGCGGACGGTATGGCGAATACCAGCAAACGCGGTATCGTGATCGGCACCAATACGCATGTGGATATTTCGTCTGCATACTACGACGGGTCGCAGACGAACGAAACCAAAGACAGCAAAGCGATTGTTTATGGCTTCCCGACCAACGGAAGCACAACGATGATCAAGCAGAGCGCAGGTATCGAAACACCAACGCCAGGCAGCGTAACCCAAGCTCAAGTGCCATCTGTACCGGTAATCGTTGCGGATGACCAAACAGCGCCGACCATCACTGACCTGACTGGCGTGACTAACATCGACCAGTCCAAGGATCTGGCGATCGAAGGCGATGCACAGGACAGCCAAGGCATTAAATCGGTTAAACTGTTCTACAAATCCAACAAGGATGCGAACTATGCAAACCGCTACCTGTATCGGGATTATAACGATTTTATGTACCACTTCAAGCTCTACTCGCCCGACCTGATCGGCAAAGCGTCGATTCAATACTATTACGTGATTTCGGATGGCACCCATGAAGTGACTTCCGCTACGTATACGGTCGCGATTACAGGCGGCGGAGATCGTTCCAATCTGCGATTGAACCTGAAAGACGGCGATATCATCGGCGGAACGAAGGTCATTAAAGGTACAGCCGAATCTGCAGTTCCGGATACGCTGACGCTCGGCATTGACGGACAAGCATTGACCGGCAATACGTACCATGCCCTGGAGAAGGACGCATCGTTTGCGTTCGAGGCGAATGCCGTCAACTACTACTTCAAGAACGGCGTTACGATGGGTCAAGAAATTTTGCATATTTTCATGGATCCGATTAATACGTATCAAACGTTGACCATTCCGATTACGGCCAATCGGTTGAAGCTTGGCGGAAACGTCATTTCGATCCGGGCAGGTACGAAATCCTCGCCATTCGATGACCGTCCGGAAGAGAACAAAGACGATTTCACGGTTAAAAATGTCCGTCTCGTTTTTGCCGACGGTACTGTAGTGTACGATCCGAAGTACAGCAATCCGGTAACGGAGCTTAAAATGGGCGACAGCGCGGGTAAAAACCCAGTAGTCGATTTTAACTTTAATTTACCGGCGAGCGCGCTGAATTCCAACGCGTACGACTGGAACACAGCGACAATGGCAGACGGTCCGCATCAAGTGACTGTCAGCAGCGCGGCGTTTGGCCAAGTGAAAGCCAATATCAAGGTCGATAATACGGCTCCTGCCGTTACGCCATCGATCGAGAACGGCAAAACGTACCGCGGCGCATTTACGCTCGATGCACAGGTGACGGATGCTATTGCAGGCTTAAAATCGTCCGAGGCTTCCCTGGACGGCAAAGTAATCAAGCTGCCTTATGCAACGTCTTCATCGAAATTGAGCCCAGGTTCGCATATTTTTACGATCAAGGCAGAGGATAACGTCGGCAACGTAACGGAGCAGAATCTGTCGTTTACCGTACCGAACGAGAATCCGGTTAAACCGGAGCTGGTTACCCCAGGCAACGAAGCAAACGATGCAGCTCCGAATCTTTCCGTTAACGTACAGGATCCAACGGAAGATCCGATGAACGTTAGTTTCTATAAAGGATATCTGTTCGACAGCAGTCACCGTACAGGATTTACGGCTTATAAGAATGCAACGGACACCGAGCCGCCGAAGATACTGAAGCCGGATGGTGAAACGGCATTGGATCAGGACGAATATAACCTGGTCGGCAAGGCAGACGGTCAATATTTAAACAATGATTCCGACGAGAAATTCCCGTACCACCGTTTCGAAGTGAAGCTGGACCGGACGGTGAAAGAGACGGATAAAGTGGAAATCGATTGGCAGGGCAAATCGCTCGAAGGACGTCAGGTCACGATGTACGCTTGGAGTCCTGCGGCGGGCAACTGGAAGAAGCTCGACGAGAAGCTTGCGGGCAATGAAGCATTCAGCCTGACGGCGGAAGTACCGGCTGGTGATTTCGCCGTCGATGGAACCATTCACGTTATCGTGCAGGATCAATTGCCGGTTAAGCAGGATGATTACGACTTCAGCTTCGTCTGGATGTCGGACACGCAGTACTATTCCGAAAGCTATCCGGAAATCTACCAAGGCAACGTGAAGTGGATCGTCGATCACAAAGACGATATGAAGATTAAATATGTTATCCACACCGGTGATATCGTCGATGAAGCGGATAAAGAGTACCAATGGAAAGAAGCAAGCAAAGACATGAAGGTGCTTGAAGATGGCAACGTGCCTTACGGCGTTCTCGCTGGTAACCATGACGTTTCCCATCAATATGCCGATTATACGAAGTTCGATGAGTATTTCGGCGAAGACCGCTTCAAAAATCAACCCACTTACGGCGGTTCGCATGAGAACAATCGCGGTCACTATGACCTGATCTCTGCCGGCGGTAATGATTTCATCATTATTTATATGGGCTGGGATATCCGCGACGAGGATATTCAATGGATGGACGATGTTGTAAAAGCGTACCCGGACCGCAAGGCGATTCTCGATTTCCATGAGTATTTGCTCGTGTCCGCGAACCGGGCGCCGATCTCCGAGAAAATCCATGAGAAAGTCGTTGTGCCGAATAAGAACGTCATTGCCGTGCTTTGCGGTCATTATCACGATGCCGAGAAGCTGGTAGACAAGATCGACGATAACGGAGACGGTGTTCCGGACCGCAACGTGTATCAGCTGCTGGCTGACTATCAAGGTGCGGAGAAGGGCGGCCTCGGTTACATCCGACTGCTTCAGTTCGATGTGAAGAATAACAAGATTCACGTGAAGACGTACTCACCGTACTTGGATGACTACAATTACTATGATCCGACTACGTACCCGGGTAAGGACGAATTTGATCTTGACGTTGATTTGCAGCCGATGCACAAGCAGGTTGCGACGGATTACTTCGGCGTGAAAGTGTACACCAGTGAATTGATTGGCAAGCAGGACAATGTAGTCAGCGGCTCCTCGGCGTCAGCGAAGTGGAGCGGATTGTCGCAAGGTAAGTATTATCAATGGTATGCCGTAGCTGAGGATGCATTCAGCGGCTATACCCGTTCCGATATTTGGGGGTTCACGGCAGGCAGCGACGATAGCGGCAATGGCGGCAATGGCGGCAATGGCGGCAACGGCGGCAATGGCGGCAATGGATCGCCAACGGCACCAACAGACCCGGGCAAACCGACGGACCCAGTTACACCAACCGATCCGGGCAAACCGACGGACCCAGGTAAGCCAGTTCCTCCGGCCACAACGCCGTTCAAGGACGTGGACAAGCATTACGATTGGGCTAAGGATGCAATCGGTATACTATCTGCCGAAGGCATCATTAACGGCACCTCCGAGAAAACGTTCGAGCCGGCCAAGAACATGACGAGAGCCGACTTTATGGTCATGCTGGTCCGTCTGCTGGATCTCAAATCAACAGGCAGCACCAGCAGCAACTTCAGCGATGTCAAAGCATCGGATTACTACTATGAATCGCTCGCCATTATGAAACAGCTTGGCATTGCCACAGGCGTAGGCGGCAATAAGTTTAATCCGAAGGCGAGCATCTCGAGACAAGAGATCATGGTGCTTCTGCAGCGGGCGCTGCAAGCGACCGGCAAGCTGAAGCTGAGCGGCTCCGATGCCGATCTTGACGGGTTTAAGGATACCTCTAAGCTGGCCGAATACGCGAAGGACGCTGCGGCGGCCATGGTCAATGCAGGCATCGTTCAAGGCAGCGATGACGCGCTGAACCCGGCGGGCAAAGCGACAAGAGCGGAAACCGCGCAGATGATCTACCGCGTTTACCTGCTGCTGCAGCAGCAAGGAAGCAACTAA
- a CDS encoding protein phosphatase 2C domain-containing protein, with the protein MQVTTLTKQGVGKWNEDALVRGGDGRLFGVIDGATSLAAYRGPGGETGGYLAAQLAAGACEAQGDRSLLELLTDANAKLRSAMEGAGIALDQPEALWSACAVLVRISDKWIEYAQLGDCMLAVYYVDGTIRVVTHDQLAHVDDRSKAVWTAGIAAGLMTAEQLWAHVRPQIIAGRAIANRPGGYGVLNGDPGFADFVEFGRISSSGVAALLLFSDGLYIPKPAGESDKDSAADIAARVRDMGLDSYAAWLTALEESDPDCTRYPRMKKSDDKTAIWLDLTV; encoded by the coding sequence ATGCAAGTAACGACACTCACCAAGCAAGGCGTTGGCAAATGGAACGAGGATGCGCTCGTACGCGGCGGGGATGGCCGCCTCTTCGGCGTGATCGACGGCGCGACTTCGCTGGCGGCTTATCGCGGCCCTGGCGGCGAGACCGGCGGATATTTGGCGGCGCAGCTTGCTGCCGGGGCTTGTGAAGCGCAAGGGGACCGGAGCTTACTGGAGCTGTTGACGGATGCCAATGCGAAGCTTCGGTCCGCCATGGAAGGCGCAGGCATCGCCTTAGATCAGCCGGAAGCGCTATGGAGCGCTTGCGCGGTGCTGGTGCGCATAAGCGACAAGTGGATTGAATACGCGCAGCTTGGCGACTGCATGCTGGCCGTTTATTACGTCGACGGCACCATTCGCGTCGTTACGCATGATCAATTGGCGCATGTCGATGATCGAAGCAAGGCTGTTTGGACGGCAGGCATCGCCGCCGGTCTGATGACTGCAGAGCAATTATGGGCGCATGTGCGCCCGCAAATTATCGCCGGCCGAGCCATTGCGAACCGGCCGGGCGGATACGGCGTACTGAACGGCGACCCCGGCTTCGCGGATTTCGTGGAGTTCGGGCGCATAAGCAGCTCCGGCGTCGCTGCGCTGCTGTTGTTCTCGGACGGTCTCTACATCCCGAAGCCTGCCGGGGAATCGGACAAGGACAGCGCTGCCGATATCGCGGCTCGGGTCCGGGATATGGGCTTGGACAGCTACGCGGCATGGCTGACAGCGCTGGAAGAGTCGGACCCGGACTGCACGCGGTATCCGAGAATGAAAAAGTCCGATGATAAAACAGCAATATGGCTCGATTTGACGGTCTAG